One region of Caldimonas thermodepolymerans genomic DNA includes:
- a CDS encoding hybrid sensor histidine kinase/response regulator — protein MTQLDQLLQVLQEEFSLAAPEIDAALMHWLSDGPAGVPHAQAAATLYGRLAQACRLVGLEGAGIVFDLLRDTAELGGELEGEELGLVLGWLSGWQPPLAGYIDRPADAAALEPLLAFLARSPAMLSEEQLGQLDTLLRQPPALPPELQACTTPDSGLATLSDEDVSLTVPGDVDPALFDAFLQDAPGQLETLGNAVRALAEGRVDLDALQEARRAAHTFKGSGNIIGIRGVGRLAHRIEDVLDHAVACRGEVPPALARDLEQAVACLDQMVYALRGEEAAPDNALAWLDRLGQWVRAIKQDAVETLAPQTLPTPLDPPAAAVPAPAAPRPAGEGTPAAVTPPNPAAPTLRIGVDRLDRLMRHATQSLVHHGRLEEHMRRIEERLAQLESSNRQLRDRLRDLEIAIDRQGVSLQAHAQAEGSQFDPLEMDRYNELQTLSRFAGETVADEVEHARAARAEAQQALQALRKQGQELVGQHRELLGARLVPVRQVVARLRRNVIQTAAATGKEVRLEIEGEHVQVDTDVLDRLTEPLLHLLRNAVDHGIEPPDEREAAGKPRTGTVRLRFTRESQVIRVECRDDGRGLDHAAIRERAAGLGLVERDAQLDETELARLILLPGFSTRTEVTEISGRGVGLDVVADRLRGMKGRIDIHSVARAGTTFVLQVPATTGVQHALLVQVDEQVYALPSDAVVMALAAGQGTVAVGAQGPVFRYGGRELRYQKLAAWLGLPVGDGGTGARPVVIARGAHGEVALEVDRIVDSRDLILQDIGRLLRRVRGLAGGAFRPDGRLLLLLDLEALEHASASPVRREASAQLRRRMTMERKHVLVVDDAISVRQTLQQLLHDAGYDVTTARDGFDALDALIRRKADVVLTDLEMPNLNGLELTRRLRESRLWKDLPVVMITSRATHKHLGSAEAAGVDVFLTKPYADEELLAEVRRLTTEAR, from the coding sequence ATGACGCAACTCGACCAGTTGTTGCAGGTGCTGCAGGAGGAGTTCAGCCTGGCCGCGCCGGAGATCGACGCCGCGCTGATGCACTGGCTCAGCGACGGCCCCGCCGGCGTGCCGCACGCCCAGGCCGCCGCGACGCTGTACGGCCGCCTGGCCCAGGCCTGCCGGCTGGTCGGCCTCGAAGGCGCGGGCATCGTGTTCGACCTGCTGCGCGACACGGCCGAGCTGGGCGGCGAGCTGGAAGGCGAGGAACTGGGCCTGGTGCTCGGCTGGCTGTCGGGCTGGCAGCCCCCGCTGGCCGGCTACATCGACCGCCCGGCCGACGCGGCGGCGCTGGAGCCCCTGCTCGCCTTCCTCGCGCGCAGCCCGGCGATGCTCAGCGAGGAACAGCTCGGCCAGCTTGACACGCTGCTGCGCCAGCCGCCGGCGCTGCCGCCGGAACTGCAGGCCTGCACCACGCCCGATTCCGGCCTCGCGACGCTGTCGGACGAGGACGTCTCGCTCACCGTGCCGGGCGACGTGGATCCGGCGCTGTTCGACGCCTTCCTGCAGGACGCCCCCGGCCAGCTCGAGACGCTGGGCAACGCGGTGCGCGCGCTGGCCGAGGGACGCGTCGACCTGGACGCGCTGCAGGAGGCGCGCCGCGCGGCGCACACCTTCAAGGGCAGCGGCAACATCATCGGCATCCGCGGCGTCGGGCGCCTGGCGCACCGCATCGAGGACGTGCTCGACCACGCCGTGGCCTGCCGCGGCGAGGTGCCGCCGGCGCTGGCACGCGACCTCGAACAGGCGGTCGCCTGCCTGGACCAGATGGTCTACGCGCTGCGCGGCGAGGAAGCCGCCCCCGACAACGCGCTGGCCTGGCTGGACCGGCTCGGCCAATGGGTGCGCGCGATCAAGCAGGACGCGGTCGAGACGCTGGCGCCGCAGACCCTGCCCACGCCGCTCGACCCGCCGGCGGCCGCCGTGCCCGCCCCGGCCGCGCCCCGGCCTGCCGGCGAGGGCACGCCCGCCGCCGTCACCCCGCCCAACCCGGCGGCCCCGACGCTGCGCATCGGCGTCGACCGCCTCGACCGGCTGATGCGCCATGCCACCCAGTCGCTGGTGCACCACGGCCGGCTCGAGGAACACATGCGCCGCATCGAGGAGCGCCTCGCGCAGCTCGAGTCCAGCAACCGCCAGCTGCGCGACCGGCTGCGCGACCTCGAGATCGCGATCGACCGCCAGGGCGTGAGCCTGCAGGCCCACGCACAGGCCGAAGGCTCGCAGTTCGATCCGCTCGAGATGGACCGCTACAACGAGCTGCAGACCCTCTCGCGCTTTGCCGGCGAGACCGTCGCCGACGAGGTCGAGCACGCCCGCGCCGCGCGCGCCGAAGCGCAGCAGGCGCTGCAGGCGCTGCGCAAGCAGGGACAGGAGCTGGTCGGCCAGCACCGCGAGCTGCTCGGCGCGCGCCTGGTGCCGGTGCGGCAGGTGGTGGCGCGCCTGCGCCGCAACGTGATCCAGACCGCCGCGGCCACCGGCAAGGAAGTGCGGCTGGAGATCGAGGGCGAGCACGTGCAGGTCGACACCGACGTGCTGGACCGCCTGACCGAGCCGCTGCTGCACCTGCTGCGCAACGCGGTGGACCACGGCATCGAGCCGCCCGACGAGCGCGAGGCCGCCGGCAAGCCGCGCACCGGCACCGTGCGGCTGCGCTTCACCCGCGAAAGCCAGGTCATCCGCGTGGAATGCCGCGACGACGGCCGCGGGCTGGACCACGCCGCGATCCGCGAGCGTGCCGCCGGCCTCGGCCTGGTCGAGCGTGACGCGCAGCTCGACGAGACGGAACTCGCGCGCCTGATCCTGCTGCCCGGCTTCTCGACCCGCACCGAGGTGACCGAGATCTCCGGCCGCGGCGTCGGCCTGGACGTGGTGGCCGACCGCCTGCGCGGCATGAAGGGCCGCATCGACATCCACAGCGTCGCGCGGGCGGGCACCACCTTCGTGCTGCAGGTGCCGGCCACCACCGGCGTGCAGCATGCGCTGCTGGTCCAGGTCGACGAGCAGGTCTACGCGCTGCCCAGCGATGCGGTGGTGATGGCGCTGGCCGCCGGCCAGGGCACGGTGGCGGTGGGCGCCCAGGGCCCGGTGTTCCGCTACGGCGGGCGCGAGCTGCGCTACCAGAAGCTCGCCGCCTGGCTCGGCCTGCCCGTGGGCGACGGCGGCACCGGCGCCCGCCCGGTGGTCATCGCGCGTGGCGCGCACGGCGAGGTCGCGCTGGAGGTGGACCGCATCGTCGACTCGCGCGACCTGATCCTGCAGGACATCGGCCGCCTGCTGCGCCGCGTGCGCGGCCTGGCCGGCGGCGCCTTCCGCCCCGACGGCCGCCTGCTGCTGCTGCTCGACCTCGAGGCACTCGAGCACGCCTCGGCCTCGCCGGTGCGGCGCGAGGCCTCGGCGCAGCTGCGCCGGCGCATGACGATGGAGCGCAAGCACGTGCTGGTGGTCGACGACGCGATCTCGGTGCGCCAGACGCTGCAGCAGCTGCTGCACGATGCCGGCTACGACGTCACCACCGCGCGCGACGGCTTCGATGCGCTGGACGCGCTGATCCGCCGCAAGGCCGACGTGGTGCTGACCGACCTCGAGATGCCCAACCTCAACGGGCTGGAGCTGACGCGCCGGCTGCGCGAGTCGCGCCTGTGGAAGGACCTGCCGGTGGTGATGATCACCTCGCGCGCCACCCACAAGCACCTCGGCAGCGCCGAAGCGGCCGGCGTCGACGTGTTCCTGACCAAGCCCTACGCGGACGAGGAACTGCTCGCCGAAGTGCGCCGCCTCACCACCGAGGCGCGCTGA
- a CDS encoding chemotaxis protein CheW, with amino-acid sequence MDPTVPPPASDRPPADAAPEPPAPLAQAVQCGPWALAFPFSWARSIVEEFELTEVPHAPAWLLGAANVDGKVVPVIDLARYLDPQAPGVPDAERRLLVGGAGEDAAGFVFSGRPVLVRPLPRLPAPGVPAALAEFVTGAAAGDDGRGWALVDAPALLEALSAELALA; translated from the coding sequence GTGGACCCGACCGTACCGCCGCCCGCCTCCGACCGCCCGCCGGCCGATGCCGCACCCGAGCCGCCCGCCCCGCTGGCGCAGGCGGTGCAGTGCGGCCCCTGGGCGCTGGCCTTCCCGTTCAGCTGGGCGCGCAGCATCGTCGAGGAGTTCGAGCTCACCGAGGTGCCGCATGCGCCGGCCTGGCTGCTGGGGGCGGCCAACGTGGACGGCAAGGTGGTGCCGGTGATCGACCTGGCGCGCTACCTGGACCCGCAGGCGCCGGGCGTGCCGGACGCCGAGCGGCGCCTGCTCGTCGGCGGCGCGGGCGAGGACGCCGCCGGCTTCGTGTTCAGCGGCCGGCCGGTGCTGGTGCGTCCGCTGCCCCGGCTGCCGGCACCGGGCGTGCCCGCCGCACTGGCCGAGTTCGTCACCGGCGCGGCCGCCGGCGACGACGGCCGCGGCTGGGCGCTGGTGGACGCGCCGGCGCTGCTGGAGGCGCTGTCCGCCGAGCTGGCGCTGGCCTGA
- a CDS encoding response regulator: MSASYRVAVQGFSAFEKATFESFFRLAARRTPAYEYVSEPGQADFVIADADQPEAVRAAQEQGRLARSVCIGARPVAGAAVQMPRPINLMLLLRTLDELVHQSRDTPDEPPVAAAVAAAAPALAEPVAAPPVIAAPPPRPPGVTDFRDSSTFSNSVLVEGDEKFDHILVVDDSDVALRFMQSRLRRFGFKVHLARSGEEALERLMERQFEFVFLDVMMEGMDGYQTCKRIKRMLLPPGRRAPVVVMLTSRTSAVDKIRGTLAGCDAYLTKPLVEDELVRVIGEHDAVFQRGFENTVASVATATRQGAEG, from the coding sequence ATGAGCGCTTCCTACCGGGTGGCCGTCCAGGGTTTCAGTGCATTCGAGAAGGCGACCTTCGAGTCCTTCTTCCGTCTGGCCGCCCGCCGGACCCCGGCCTATGAATATGTGAGCGAGCCGGGCCAGGCCGATTTCGTGATCGCCGACGCGGACCAGCCCGAGGCGGTGCGCGCCGCGCAGGAGCAGGGGCGGCTGGCGCGCTCGGTGTGCATCGGCGCGCGCCCGGTCGCCGGCGCAGCGGTGCAGATGCCGCGGCCGATCAACCTGATGCTGCTGCTGCGCACCCTGGACGAGCTGGTGCACCAGTCCCGCGACACTCCCGACGAGCCCCCCGTCGCGGCGGCCGTCGCCGCCGCCGCGCCCGCCCTGGCCGAGCCGGTGGCCGCGCCGCCCGTGATCGCCGCGCCGCCGCCGCGCCCGCCGGGCGTGACCGACTTCCGCGACAGCAGCACCTTCAGCAACTCGGTGCTGGTGGAGGGCGACGAGAAGTTCGACCACATCCTGGTCGTCGACGACAGCGACGTCGCGCTGCGCTTCATGCAGAGCCGGCTGCGCCGCTTCGGCTTCAAGGTGCACCTGGCGCGCAGCGGCGAGGAGGCGCTCGAGCGCCTGATGGAACGCCAGTTCGAGTTCGTCTTCCTGGACGTGATGATGGAAGGCATGGACGGCTACCAGACCTGCAAGCGCATCAAGCGCATGCTGCTGCCGCCGGGCCGCCGCGCGCCGGTGGTGGTGATGCTGACCAGCCGCACCAGCGCGGTGGACAAGATCCGCGGCACGCTGGCCGGCTGCGACGCCTACCTCACCAAGCCGCTGGTCGAGGACGAGCTGGTGCGCGTGATCGGCGAGCACGACGCGGTGTTCCAGCGCGGCTTCGAGAACACCGTCGCCAGTGTGGCCACCGCCACGCGCCAGGGCGCCGAGGGCTGA
- a CDS encoding aromatic amino acid transaminase, with product MFQHVEPYAGDPILTLNEDFQKDPRPHKVNLSIGMYFDDAGRLPVMEAVREAEAAMLQHIGPRPYQPMEGAANYRQAVQHLLFGAGHEAVRSGRICTVQTLGGSGGLKVGGDFLKRYFGDSHVWVSDPTWDNHRAMFEGAGFPVHTYPYYDPATGGVKFDEMLATIRQLPAASIVLLHACCHNPTGVDLSREQWAELIPVIRERRLIPYVDIAYQGFGDGIEEDAFAIRALADAGICFFVASSFSKSFSLYGERCGALSVVCPDAGQAERVLGQLKAAVRRNYSSACWASSRPRCAATTPARRPMAGRSSPGC from the coding sequence ATGTTCCAGCACGTCGAACCGTATGCCGGCGATCCGATCCTGACCCTGAACGAGGACTTCCAGAAGGACCCGCGTCCCCACAAGGTCAACCTGAGCATCGGGATGTACTTCGACGACGCCGGCCGCCTGCCGGTGATGGAGGCGGTGCGCGAGGCCGAGGCCGCGATGCTGCAGCACATCGGCCCGCGTCCCTACCAGCCGATGGAAGGTGCGGCCAACTACCGCCAGGCGGTGCAGCACCTGCTGTTCGGCGCCGGCCACGAGGCGGTGCGCAGCGGCCGCATCTGCACGGTGCAGACCCTGGGCGGCTCGGGCGGGCTGAAGGTGGGCGGCGACTTCCTGAAGCGCTACTTCGGCGACTCGCATGTCTGGGTCAGCGACCCGACCTGGGACAACCACCGCGCGATGTTCGAGGGGGCGGGCTTCCCGGTGCACACCTACCCCTACTACGACCCGGCCACCGGCGGGGTGAAGTTCGACGAGATGCTGGCCACCATCAGGCAGCTGCCGGCGGCCAGCATCGTGCTGCTGCACGCCTGCTGCCACAACCCGACCGGGGTGGACCTGTCGCGCGAGCAGTGGGCCGAGCTGATCCCCGTGATCCGCGAGCGCCGGCTGATCCCCTACGTGGACATCGCCTACCAGGGCTTCGGCGACGGCATCGAGGAGGACGCCTTCGCGATCCGCGCGCTGGCCGATGCGGGGATCTGCTTCTTCGTCGCCAGCTCCTTCTCCAAGAGCTTCTCGCTGTACGGCGAGCGCTGCGGCGCGCTGAGCGTGGTGTGCCCCGATGCCGGGCAGGCCGAGCGCGTGCTGGGCCAGCTCAAGGCCGCGGTGCGCCGCAACTACTCCAGCGCGTGCTGGGCCAGCTCAAGGCCGCGGTGCGCCGCAACTACTCCAGCCCGCCGACCCATGGCGGGCAGATCGTCGCCCGGGTGCTGA
- a CDS encoding glutathione peroxidase has translation MASIYDFQATGIDGTPVSLADHRGKVLLIVNTASRCGFTPQFAGLEQLWRDFRDRGLVVLGFPCNQFGHQDPGSEAEIASFCALNYGVSFPMMSKVEVNGPNAHPLYRWLTEAAPGVLGTRAIKWNFTKFLVGRDGQVIRRYAPTDKPEALRADIERALQAA, from the coding sequence ATGGCCAGCATCTACGACTTCCAGGCCACCGGGATCGACGGCACGCCGGTCTCGCTGGCCGACCACCGCGGCAAGGTCCTGCTGATCGTCAACACCGCCAGCCGCTGCGGGTTCACGCCGCAGTTCGCCGGGCTGGAGCAGCTGTGGCGCGACTTCCGCGACCGCGGGCTGGTGGTGCTGGGGTTTCCCTGCAACCAGTTCGGGCACCAGGACCCGGGCAGCGAGGCCGAGATCGCCTCGTTCTGCGCGCTGAACTACGGCGTCAGCTTCCCGATGATGAGCAAGGTCGAGGTCAACGGGCCGAACGCCCACCCGCTGTACCGCTGGCTGACCGAGGCGGCGCCCGGGGTGCTGGGCACCCGCGCGATCAAGTGGAACTTCACCAAGTTCCTGGTCGGGCGCGACGGGCAGGTGATCCGCCGCTACGCGCCGACCGACAAGCCCGAGGCGCTGCGCGCGGACATCGAGCGGGCCCTGCAGGCGGCCTGA
- a CDS encoding ABC transporter permease: MPLYLLQRAASLLATLLFASVAIFAVMEILPGNAAQVMLGATATPEAVEALARKLGLDQPPLPRYLHWVGGLLSGDLGTSYAYDTPIAELIAERLQVTLPLAVMAMVLTTVLALAAGLYAASHHNRLGDVGVMAASQVGIAIPNFWFAILLILLFSVKLQWFSAGGFPGWREEDGGGLWPGLRSLLLPAVALAVVQAAILARVTRSAVLEVMREDFVRTARAKGLSRRAVLWKHVLRNAMIPVVTIMGLQFGNLLTGTIVVENVFYLPGLGRLVFQAIANRDVVVVRDVIMLLAAAVVLINFAVDLLYVLIDPRLRRRTS; this comes from the coding sequence ATGCCCCTGTACCTGTTGCAACGCGCCGCCAGCCTGCTGGCCACCCTGCTGTTCGCCTCCGTCGCGATCTTCGCGGTGATGGAGATCCTGCCCGGCAACGCGGCGCAGGTGATGCTGGGCGCCACCGCCACGCCGGAGGCGGTCGAGGCGCTGGCGCGGAAGCTGGGGCTGGACCAGCCGCCGCTTCCGCGCTACCTGCACTGGGTGGGCGGGCTGCTGAGCGGCGACCTGGGCACCAGCTATGCCTACGACACCCCGATCGCCGAGCTGATCGCCGAGCGCCTGCAGGTCACGCTGCCGCTGGCGGTGATGGCGATGGTGCTGACCACCGTGCTCGCGCTGGCCGCGGGCCTGTACGCGGCCTCGCACCACAACCGGCTCGGCGACGTGGGCGTGATGGCGGCCAGCCAGGTCGGCATCGCGATCCCCAACTTCTGGTTCGCGATCCTGCTGATCCTGCTGTTCTCGGTCAAGCTGCAGTGGTTCTCGGCCGGCGGCTTTCCCGGCTGGCGCGAGGAGGACGGCGGCGGGCTGTGGCCGGGCCTGAGGTCGCTGCTGCTGCCGGCGGTCGCGCTCGCGGTGGTGCAGGCGGCGATCCTGGCGCGCGTGACGCGCTCGGCGGTGCTCGAGGTGATGCGCGAGGACTTCGTGCGCACCGCCCGCGCCAAGGGCCTGTCCCGGCGCGCCGTGCTGTGGAAGCACGTGCTGCGCAACGCGATGATCCCGGTGGTCACGATCATGGGCCTGCAGTTCGGCAACCTGCTGACCGGCACCATCGTGGTCGAGAACGTCTTCTACCTGCCCGGCCTGGGGCGGCTGGTGTTCCAGGCCATCGCCAACCGCGACGTGGTCGTGGTGCGCGACGTCATCATGCTGCTCGCGGCGGCGGTGGTGCTGATCAACTTCGCGGTCGACCTGCTGTACGTGCTGATCGACCCGCGCCTGCGCCGGCGGACCTCATGA
- a CDS encoding methyl-accepting chemotaxis protein, with product MNVRQKLLLAGGGLGLLGAVVAAVVLAFSARDLAGARADERALQQLTARRDLQARAVQQEFAHRIAALRTLAAQPATVEALKQFRQAIAAMREAAAASAGVNAPALREEMLTWVGQQFETEWARHNVDRLPDLTAQFNARPLVTAQLQQAYIVRNPQPPGRKDDLLMPEAAGPYAEVHQRHHPALRRAQDQFELQDLLLIDSERDLVVYTVAKDLDFAAPVNDGLVAGTPLAEAYARVRRAASPDALALSDAAPYLPAANRVVMFAAVPVFDGPTQVGVLAWRAGIERLTGPLLAAGQDTPAATPALPVPDTYLVGADRRLRSDPPALRANPAAYVDAHAGLDAGLKALAQHRGSGVALLPADSPAADAALAGQTGTVAYTDAAGREVLAAYAPLAVDGLRWAMVSTLPRERDAAQALMEGLAGHALLAAIAALLLGAALMAAFGRRMLRPVAVLQATLERLHGGDLQARTQLAPRDELGEVGHGLDRLLDARLSQLHHVARENESLNQSVVALLQTVFQMSNKDLAARAEVTEDIIGTLASSINQLGDEMSVTLAEVQRIAEQVRVACEFVGEQAVRVDDTAQQERAALEAMASNLNQATYLLAQVAALSQNGSEAAEHASGATESALAAVQDTTRGMELLRESIAETEKRFKRLGERSQEISTVVNLINSISERTHVLALNASMQAAAAGEAGHGFAMVAEEVQRLSESARQATAQIAELVQSIQVETGDTLLTMNRLISQVVRQSEQAQQAGVQMAATRDATGELVNLVRQIAAFSEQQATLARDLRLGVEQLNRGSAQTILAIEQQTESTATLVEFAHRLSEAVGQFKLPEPPPAPEGQPPAA from the coding sequence ATGAACGTCCGCCAGAAACTGCTGCTGGCCGGCGGCGGGCTGGGCCTGCTGGGGGCGGTGGTGGCCGCCGTGGTGCTGGCCTTCAGCGCGCGCGACCTGGCCGGCGCGCGTGCCGACGAGCGGGCGCTGCAACAGCTGACCGCGCGGCGCGACCTGCAGGCGCGGGCGGTGCAGCAGGAGTTCGCGCACCGCATCGCCGCGCTGCGCACGCTGGCCGCCCAGCCGGCCACGGTCGAGGCGCTGAAGCAGTTCCGCCAGGCGATCGCGGCGATGCGCGAGGCCGCGGCCGCCAGTGCCGGCGTCAACGCCCCGGCGCTGCGCGAGGAGATGCTGACCTGGGTGGGCCAGCAGTTCGAGACCGAATGGGCGCGCCACAACGTCGACCGGCTGCCCGACCTGACCGCCCAGTTCAATGCCCGCCCGCTGGTGACGGCCCAGCTGCAGCAGGCCTACATCGTGCGCAACCCGCAGCCGCCCGGCCGCAAGGACGACCTGCTGATGCCCGAGGCCGCCGGGCCCTACGCCGAGGTGCACCAGCGCCACCACCCCGCATTGCGCCGCGCACAGGACCAGTTCGAGCTGCAGGACCTGCTGCTGATCGACAGCGAGCGCGACCTGGTGGTCTACACGGTGGCCAAGGACCTGGACTTCGCCGCCCCGGTCAACGACGGCCTGGTGGCCGGCACCCCGCTGGCCGAGGCCTACGCCCGCGTGCGGCGCGCCGCCTCGCCCGACGCACTGGCGCTGAGCGATGCCGCGCCCTACCTGCCGGCGGCCAACCGCGTCGTGATGTTCGCGGCCGTCCCGGTGTTCGACGGCCCCACGCAGGTCGGGGTGCTCGCCTGGCGCGCCGGCATCGAGCGCCTGACCGGCCCGCTGCTGGCCGCCGGCCAGGACACGCCCGCCGCCACTCCCGCGCTGCCGGTGCCCGACACCTACCTGGTCGGCGCCGACCGGCGCCTGCGCAGCGACCCGCCGGCGCTGCGCGCCAACCCGGCCGCCTACGTGGACGCCCACGCCGGGCTGGACGCCGGCCTCAAGGCGCTGGCGCAGCACCGTGGCAGCGGCGTCGCGCTGCTGCCGGCCGACTCGCCCGCGGCCGATGCCGCCCTGGCCGGGCAGACCGGCACCGTGGCCTACACCGACGCGGCCGGCCGCGAGGTGCTGGCCGCCTACGCGCCGCTGGCGGTCGACGGGCTGCGCTGGGCCATGGTCTCGACGCTGCCGCGCGAGCGCGACGCAGCGCAGGCGCTGATGGAAGGACTGGCCGGCCACGCGCTGCTGGCCGCGATCGCGGCGCTGCTGCTGGGCGCGGCGCTGATGGCCGCGTTCGGGCGCCGGATGCTGCGGCCGGTCGCGGTGCTGCAGGCCACGCTGGAGCGGCTGCACGGCGGCGACCTGCAGGCACGCACGCAGCTGGCGCCGCGCGACGAGCTGGGCGAGGTCGGCCATGGGCTGGACCGCCTGCTCGACGCGCGCCTGAGCCAGCTGCACCACGTCGCGCGCGAGAACGAGTCGCTGAACCAGTCGGTCGTCGCGCTGCTGCAGACGGTGTTCCAGATGTCCAACAAGGACCTCGCCGCCCGCGCCGAGGTGACCGAGGACATCATCGGCACGCTGGCCTCGTCGATCAACCAGCTGGGCGACGAGATGAGCGTCACGCTGGCCGAGGTGCAGCGCATCGCCGAGCAGGTGCGCGTGGCCTGCGAGTTCGTCGGCGAGCAGGCGGTGCGCGTGGACGACACCGCGCAGCAGGAGCGCGCCGCGCTGGAGGCGATGGCGAGCAACCTCAACCAGGCCACCTACCTGCTCGCGCAGGTCGCGGCGCTGTCGCAGAACGGCAGCGAGGCGGCCGAGCACGCCAGCGGCGCCACCGAGAGCGCGCTCGCCGCGGTGCAGGACACCACGCGCGGCATGGAGCTGCTGCGCGAATCCATCGCCGAGACGGAGAAGCGCTTCAAGCGCCTGGGCGAGCGCAGCCAGGAGATCTCCACCGTCGTGAACCTGATCAACTCGATCTCCGAGCGCACCCACGTGCTGGCGCTCAACGCCTCGATGCAGGCCGCCGCGGCCGGCGAGGCCGGGCACGGCTTCGCAATGGTGGCCGAGGAGGTGCAGCGCCTGTCGGAGTCGGCGCGCCAGGCCACCGCGCAGATCGCCGAGCTGGTGCAGAGCATCCAGGTCGAGACCGGCGACACGCTGCTGACGATGAACCGCCTGATCTCGCAGGTGGTGCGCCAGTCCGAACAGGCGCAGCAGGCCGGCGTGCAGATGGCCGCCACGCGCGACGCCACCGGCGAGCTGGTCAACCTGGTGCGCCAGATCGCCGCGTTCTCCGAGCAGCAGGCCACGCTGGCGCGCGACCTGCGCCTGGGCGTGGAGCAGCTCAACCGGGGCTCGGCGCAGACCATCCTCGCGATCGAGCAGCAGACCGAATCGACCGCCACGCTGGTCGAGTTTGCGCACCGGCTGTCCGAAGCCGTCGGCCAGTTCAAGCTGCCCGAGCCACCGCCCGCCCCCGAGGGGCAGCCACCCGCCGCGTGA
- a CDS encoding aminotransferase class I/II-fold pyridoxal phosphate-dependent enzyme yields the protein MRRNYSSPPTHGGQIVARVLTTPALYDRWATELGGMRERIKAMRARLHEVLSAKLPGRNFDYFIRQRGMFSYTGLSPEQVDRLREEHGVYLVRSGRMCVAGLNQNNVEAVAVAMAAVLA from the coding sequence GTGCGCCGCAACTACTCCAGCCCGCCGACCCATGGCGGGCAGATCGTCGCCCGGGTGCTGACCACCCCGGCGCTGTACGACCGCTGGGCCACCGAGCTGGGCGGCATGCGCGAGCGCATCAAGGCCATGCGCGCGCGGCTGCACGAGGTGCTGAGCGCCAAGCTCCCCGGGCGCAACTTCGACTACTTCATCCGGCAGCGCGGCATGTTCAGCTACACCGGGCTGTCGCCGGAGCAGGTCGACCGCCTGCGCGAGGAGCACGGCGTCTACCTGGTGCGCTCGGGCCGCATGTGCGTGGCCGGGCTGAACCAGAACAACGTCGAGGCCGTCGCGGTCGCGATGGCGGCGGTGCTGGCCTGA